The proteins below are encoded in one region of Leucoraja erinacea ecotype New England chromosome 26, Leri_hhj_1, whole genome shotgun sequence:
- the LOC129709654 gene encoding mucosal pentraxin-like has translation MKPFIPVVLVMCIYLSGSVSAGLNGKSLIFDKKTNTDFVRFHAADFSSLTAFTVCLRAGSEIGKGYSLFTYATHNYKNELLLWQRSRSQICVYISNKAVMFTLADMTATLRRICVSWESKGGETTVWINGQRSIQEIAGKGRVVGGNGQFTLGQYQSSVGKPFNKRNSFVGEITDVNMWDRVLNANEIESFNDRCYRGGGNIINWGTTAFTKGGDFVIKDNHDCPH, from the exons ATGAAACCCTTCATTCCAGTTGTGCTTGTGATGTGCATTTACCTGTCAGGATCGGTCAGTGCAG GCTTGAACGGGAAATCATTGATATTCGACAAGAAAACCAACACCGATTTCGTCAGGTTTCATGCAGCAGACTTCTCCAGTTTGACCGCCTTTACCGTCTGCCTCAGGGCAGGCTCAGAAATTGGAAAGGGTTACAGTTTGTTCACCTATGCAACACATAATTATAAGAACGAACTGTTGTTGTGGCAAAGGTCAAGGTCACAAATATGCGTGTATATATCAAACAAGGCAGTTATGTTTACCCTTGCAGATATGACTGCTACACTGAGACGCATCTGTGTGAGCTGGGAGTCTAAAGGGGGTGAGACAACAGTCTGGATCAATGGGCAACGCAGCATACAGGAGATTGCTGGAAAGGGTCGGGTCGTGGGAGGGAATGGTCAGTTTACTCTTGGTCAGTATCAAAGCTCAGTTGGTAAACCTTTTAATAAAAGAAATTCCTTTGTCGGAGAGATAACTGATGTTAATATGTGGGATCGTGTTCTAAACGCCAATGAGATTGAGTCGTTCAATGACCGTTGTTACAGAGGTGGAGGGAACATCATTAACTGGGGAACTACAGCATTTACAAAAGGGGGGGACTTCGTAATTAAAGACAATCATGATTGTCCACATTAA